The Candidatus Binataceae bacterium genomic sequence GCGCGAGTCTTGGCGGACGGTTCAGTTTCCCAGCGCAGAGAGGGGTCTAGGCGTTCTTCCCGATTCCCGGTTCGCACCGCCGACGACTCCGACCATCGCCTCTACTTTATCGCCAACGCGTTGGGCGGCGAGCCGACCCCACCCGGCACGTTCAGGGGCGCGGAGGTCAGAAAGAAATCGTAGCGTCCGTCCGCAGCGCAATCCTCGGCGAGCCCTTCGAGGTTCCACATCTCGCCGATTGGCATTCCGAAGAACGACAGCATGTGGAAATGCAGGAAGTCATCGCCTTCGCCCTTGGGCAGCGCTTCCAGCGCTGGGGAATCCGACGCAACCGCCGCCAGGTGATGGTCCCAAATCCAGCGCGCCATGCGGCTGGTGCCTTCGATGCCCGGCACCACCGTCTCGCGCGCGAGCTCGGCCTTGGTCTCCTCACTCGCGGAAAGGTAGAAGCTGGTCCATCCGATTCGAATCAGCAGAATATCAGCAGCCTGCAACTTGACCTTCTGCGCGGACAGGGTCGCCTCGAGGTCCTCGAGCGGAATCGATTCCGCCTGCGTGTAGCTGAGGCTCTTGCCGATGCGATCGTAGTGGCGCGCGATATCGGCGAGCACACCCCGTCCCGCGATACCGCGACGTGCCAGGTTGTCGATTCCCAATCGCGTGCCACCCCGGCCGGTTATTTCGCGATCTGGAATGCCGTTGTAGGCGCCGAGCATCGGGTGCTTGACGTGGCACAGAGCGTCCCACTGCGAGGATGCCTGCGGATAAAAGTTGTCCAGGTAATCATCGAGGACGAATTCCGCATTGGGGAAGATTTTCACCGTGTGGGTGTGCTTGCCGCGCGTGAAGAGCGGCGGGTCCGGAATATTGATCGGCAGGTTGAGCGCGAACACCTTGCCGCTGCGAATCGAGCCGGCGGCGGCGCGGACGCGCTCCGGGGAGAGCAGGTTTATGGTGCCGACTTCGTCGCTATCGCCAAAGACGCCCCACGCTGCTCCCTGGGGTGCGCCCGCTCGAATAGGCAACTCGTCGTAGCGCGGGAGCTTGGGTGCGGCCGGCGCAGGGGGACGCCGCACCGCCGGGTTCTTCGCGGACTTTTTCGAAGCGACCGCGCGCGCGGCCGATTTCAAGCGCGGTTTGGCCCTGGGGGCTTTCTTAACCGCCGATTTTTTAGATTTCGATTTCGCCACGAACTTTCCTCCTCATCGACGTAGCACTGCACTTCTCTTAGCAACTCGGACGCTAATCTCAAGGGACAGAAGTGAGCCTCAGTGGGCCTGGAGGCCCAGCTGGTGAGGGATCGAGAAACTACTTCGTAACGATACTCATATTGATATACCAGCACTGGCGTTCTTCCGTTTCGTGGCCAGGCATGTACACCACCGTGGAGAAGCCGTCTTGCACATCTTCATCCACGAGCGCGGTCTGAAACATCCGCTTGAATGGGTAGATCGCGACCCTCGCGTCTGGCACCGGACGATCGCCATATGCGTTGAATGTCGCGATGGTCTTCCAGAGCTTGCCCTCTCTGTCGTATGGTCCGAAGCGGTTATGAACCAGCCCTCCGAATCGATGTACAAAATGCGTTTCGGAATGATGACCTCGTCGGC encodes the following:
- a CDS encoding cyclase family protein: MAKSKSKKSAVKKAPRAKPRLKSAARAVASKKSAKNPAVRRPPAPAAPKLPRYDELPIRAGAPQGAAWGVFGDSDEVGTINLLSPERVRAAAGSIRSGKVFALNLPINIPDPPLFTRGKHTHTVKIFPNAEFVLDDYLDNFYPQASSQWDALCHVKHPMLGAYNGIPDREITGRGGTRLGIDNLARRGIAGRGVLADIARHYDRIGKSLSYTQAESIPLEDLEATLSAQKVKLQAADILLIRIGWTSFYLSASEETKAELARETVVPGIEGTSRMARWIWDHHLAAVASDSPALEALPKGEGDDFLHFHMLSFFGMPIGEMWNLEGLAEDCAADGRYDFFLTSAPLNVPGGVGSPPNALAIK